CCACCCCCAGCGTGCGCCGCACGGACTCGAGCTGCTCCCCGGCCACGGCGAGGTTCGCCCGTTCCGCGCGCACCGTCGCTCCTCGTGTCCCTCCGTCCCAGATGGGCACCTCCAGCACCGCCGCGATGTTCCACGTGCTCACGCGCGCCACCCCCGGATCCACCGAGAGGGCCGTCAGTGAGCTCTGCAACCCGAGCGTGGGCACATAGGCCGCGCGTGCCCCGGCCACCTCGCGCTCGGCCGCTTGGAGTTGCTGGCTCGCGGCGACCAGGTCCGCCCGGGGCTCGCCCCGCAGCGGGCGGCACAGCGTGGCCAACTCGTCGCGCAGGCCGTCCAGTCGGAAGCCAGGCGCGAGGCCCACCTCGGCATCGGCTCCGAGCGCCAGCCCCAGTCCATCGCGCGCGCGGCGCAGGGACTCCACGCTGGAGAGCAGCTCCGCGCGTGCGAGCTCCAGATCCCTCCCCGTGCGCAGCGTGTCCAGCTTGCGCCCGGAGCCCAGTTGCTCCGCCTCCTGGGTGAGCCGGTGCCGCGCGAGCGCCTGTGTCAGGCCCATGCGGTTGAGCTCCACCACCCGCTCGGCCGCCACCACCGCCACGAGGCCTCGCGCGAGCTCCCGTACCAGCAGTCTCCAGGTGTCCCGCGCGGAGGCATGGACCGCGCGCTCCCGCGCCCGGGCCGCCGACAGCGCCTGCCAGGCCGGCACGTTGAGCACCGTCTGCACCGCGCTGGCGCGCAGCGAGACCAGGGGCGAGGTGGGTCTCGACTCGTCCGCGTCCTCGTCCACGTCGACGTTTCCGTCTCCCCCCTCGATGGTGAGCGAGTTCCTCCCCGCCAGCCGCTGCTGCGCGGACAGCGAGGCGCGCACCTCGGGCAGCAGGGGCGAGAGCGTCAGGCGGGCCTGGGCTCCGGCCAGCTCGAGCTGCGCGAGCGCCGTCCGCAGCTCCACCGAGCGCGCCCGCAGCCGGCCCACCGCCTCGTCCCACCGGGTGAGCACCACCTCCGGAGCGGGCGGGGTGATCAGCTCCTCGGCGAGCTCGGGTTCGGTGGCCGCTGGTGGAGGCACCCCGGCTTCTGTGACGGCGGGGACGGCGGTGAGCAGGAAGAGGGCCAGCAACATGCGCCAGATGGAGATGGGCCCCCATGGGTGAATGCGGAGCCCCCCGGCTCCCGGCAGCGGACGTTGTGACCCGGCGGGGTCCGGCCCCGAACGTTTCACCTGCTCGTCCGTGCACAGACGTCCCGTACCGGAGGGCGAGTGCCTCCTCGGGGGCGGGTTTGACTCCCTCGTCCCCGTGGTTAGGCTGCCCCGGCATGCTCGGACGTTCGCATCACATCGCTCGCTGGCTGAGGTTGGTGCTGGCGTGCCTCTCGCTCGCCGGGAGCTTCGCCCCGGCGCATGCGATGCCCGATGCGAACCCCGTGGTCACGCTCTCCGTGCCGCGGCCCGAGTCCGTCAGGCGACTCCCGGCGGTTGCGCCAGCTCTTCGCCTCGTGCGCGCAGTGGGCGCTTCGTGGGCTCATGAGCGGGTTCCGCTCCCGAGCCGCGTCCCCGAGGTGCTCCTCCCAGGGCCCCCTCGCCGCCTCTTCATCTCGCATCGCGCTCTCCTCCGCTGAGCCATTCCCGGGTCCCTTCCTGGAATGTCCTTCAGCTCGAGGAGTACGCCATGTCTTCCTTTTCCCCGGCGGGGGGCGCCTTCCGGCGCTCCTTCTCCGCCTGTCTGCGCTTTGTCTTTCGTGTCCTGCGGTTCCTCTTCATCCTCGGCCTCGTGATGCTCCCCGCTCCCCTGACCGCGTGTCTGGTCGTCATCCTGGAGCCGGTCCGCCGCAACCTGCCCGCCGAGGTGCTCCGGAAGAAGAAGTGAGCCGGTTGTTCGTCAGGGCTCGCGGGTGCGCTTCATCCACGGTGGGAACAGCGGGTCGTATACCCTCACCCCGACCCTCTCCCAGAGGGAGAGGGAGGAGTGGGGAGGAGTAGGGAGGGGCGGCTTGGGTTTCTTTCAGCCCAGTCGTGACTCGGTGGGGGAGGGGGGTTGCTCCGTATCCTCCACCGGCACTCCCGCCATCCTCAGCACCCTCAGCGCATTCGTGGTGTCCACCACCCCGGGTCTCAACTGGTAGTCGAACACCATCTTTCCGTTCTCCAGGTGATCGCGGAAGTGCATGTTCACCACCTTCCCGCCGTACTCCTCCGCCAGGTTCGCCAGCGACAGATCGTGCGTCGTCACCCCTCCGCAGGCCCCCGTCGCCAGTAGCAGCTTCAGCACCTCGCGCGAGGCGATCTGTCTCTCCCTCGTGTTCGTTCCGAGCAGGATCTCGTCCAGCAGGAACATCGCCTGCCCCTTCGCCGCCACCGCCGCGTCCAGCACCGCCTTGATGCGCTGCACCTCCGCGTAGAAGTACGACACCCCACGCTCCAGCGAGTCCTTCACCCGCATGCTCGTCAGCACCTGCAGCGGTGATAGCGAGAAGGCCTTCGCGCATACCGGCGCTCCCGCCAGCGCCAGCACCGCGTTCAGTCCCAGTGCTCGCAGCAGCGTCGTCTTCCCCGACATGTTCGAGCCCGTCAGCAGCAGCGCGCTCCCTGGCCCCGGCAGCTCCACGTCGTTCAACACCGGGCTGTCCAGCAGCGGGTGTCCCACTCCCACGGCCTTCACCCTCGGCCCGTCTCCCTCCACCGTCGGCCAGAGGAAGCCCGGACGGTCGAACGCCAGCCCCGCCAGGCACGAGAGCGCCTCCAGCTCCGCCAGCGCCTCGAACCAGCCCCTCACCCGCGCCCCGTGCTTCTCCCTCCACTTCTCCAGCGCGAACAGCGCGTGCACGTCCCACAGGGTGAACAGGTGCACGATCGGGTGGAACTGGTGCCGCTTGAACTCCACGAACGAGTACAGCCAGCTGAAGCGCTTCAGGTGCGTGGACACCGGCGGCTCTCCCTCGTGCTGCAGGCCCGCCTGCACCCGCCTCAGCTCCGGGTGCTCGAATCGTTCACGCTCCACCCGCTCGAAGACCGGCGCGTAGCGCACGAACCCGTGCTCCCCCGCGCTCATCTTCTCCTCCATCTGACGCAGCGTGCTCCTCGTCGCCCACACCACCCCGAGCTGCGCCAGCAGTCCCAGCCACCACAGGGGCCTCGGCAGCACCTCCATGCGCCCCAGCACGTAGAGCGTCAGCGTCACCAGCGGCAGCACCACCGCCACCGGCCTCGCCCACCGGATGCTCGCCAGCGACGGGCCGCTCTCCGCCCACTGGATGAACAGGCCCGGGTCCGCCTTCTCCTTCGCCACCGTGCGCGCCTCCACGCACACGTCCTGCCGGAACTCCACTCGCGGCATCAGCTCCCTCGCCGCTCCCTGCCTCGCACGCACCTCCTCCGCCTGCGCCGGCCAGGACAGCCACGCCGCCAGCCGCTCCTCTCCCGCTCGTGTCGCCGTTTCGTTCATCAGCTGGAAGACGCTGCCCTGCCCGAACACGTCCAGATCCGCCGCGTACAGGTGCGAGCCCGTCAGGAAGCGCTCCCCTCGCTCCGCGAAGTCGTGCCAGCCCCTCGTCAGCCGCGCCAGCCCCCGCTCGTTGAG
This is a stretch of genomic DNA from Archangium violaceum. It encodes these proteins:
- a CDS encoding TolC family protein, which gives rise to MLLALFLLTAVPAVTEAGVPPPAATEPELAEELITPPAPEVVLTRWDEAVGRLRARSVELRTALAQLELAGAQARLTLSPLLPEVRASLSAQQRLAGRNSLTIEGGDGNVDVDEDADESRPTSPLVSLRASAVQTVLNVPAWQALSAARARERAVHASARDTWRLLVRELARGLVAVVAAERVVELNRMGLTQALARHRLTQEAEQLGSGRKLDTLRTGRDLELARAELLSSVESLRRARDGLGLALGADAEVGLAPGFRLDGLRDELATLCRPLRGEPRADLVAASQQLQAAEREVAGARAAYVPTLGLQSSLTALSVDPGVARVSTWNIAAVLEVPIWDGGTRGATVRAERANLAVAGEQLESVRRTLGVEVARARRGVALAEALRVAARRARDAASQTDTLTQEAFREGVATSLELVQSAEELREAERTLALRELDLVQARVEALMVEAECPL
- a CDS encoding MutS-related protein; this translates as MRAPVNTPLIETSTPNRTYTERRAAAEAELKRLDGISARYANLRALVFTAGAVVAGLILFKRLPSQWWWAVGAALAVYALLAVLHHQVFLREERQRLYVKLNERGLARLTRGWHDFAERGERFLTGSHLYAADLDVFGQGSVFQLMNETATRAGEERLAAWLSWPAQAEEVRARQGAARELMPRVEFRQDVCVEARTVAKEKADPGLFIQWAESGPSLASIRWARPVAVVLPLVTLTLYVLGRMEVLPRPLWWLGLLAQLGVVWATRSTLRQMEEKMSAGEHGFVRYAPVFERVERERFEHPELRRVQAGLQHEGEPPVSTHLKRFSWLYSFVEFKRHQFHPIVHLFTLWDVHALFALEKWREKHGARVRGWFEALAELEALSCLAGLAFDRPGFLWPTVEGDGPRVKAVGVGHPLLDSPVLNDVELPGPGSALLLTGSNMSGKTTLLRALGLNAVLALAGAPVCAKAFSLSPLQVLTSMRVKDSLERGVSYFYAEVQRIKAVLDAAVAAKGQAMFLLDEILLGTNTRERQIASREVLKLLLATGACGGVTTHDLSLANLAEEYGGKVVNMHFRDHLENGKMVFDYQLRPGVVDTTNALRVLRMAGVPVEDTEQPPSPTESRLG